The Candidatus Saccharibacteria bacterium sequence TGTTTAATTATTTTACCAAACCAAATAGCGCTCGGCCGAAGTTTTCGCTCCTTGGTATCGTAATTCACTTCGGCTAGCCCAAAACGCGGCCAACGGCCTTTGTCCCATTCAAAGTTATCGAGCAGACTCCAGTGAAGATATCCTTCTAGTTTAACCCCGTTGCTCATTGCTTTTTGCATGGCAATCAACGTTTGCGTCAGCCACCATTGGCGGTGGGCATCGCCAGCATCGGCAAGGCCATTTTCAGTGATAATAATAGGAAGATGGTATTTTTCATGAAGACGCTCCAGTGCGTGCTGGATATCACCCGGACTCAAATCCCACCCAAGATCACTCACTCGCTCATCGGGATTATGCACCCTATACCCGTAAACACGATTGCTAAAGTAGTAATTAACACCCAGAAAATCACAATTTTTCACAACTTTTTTTAGAAAATAATCATCTTGAAAATATTGCATAAAATCAGTACTTTTACGGCTAAGTAGCGCATCGTCACCGGCATAAAAATAATTTGAATTCTTAGCAATTGATACTTTGTAGCGGCGGTTGATCGAATGAAGCGCCTCGGCCACCTTATTGTGCGCATAGGCAAGATTGTTTATAACGCGCCACGCCTTTGGTTTGCTGGTGATATTTGGTGGCCAGTTACCGGCCAAATAACTTTCGTTGGCGTAGATTTCAGGCTCATTAATAGTAATGATCAACCTGACACTCGATCCTAGCTCGCGAATAATCCTATCCGCAAAGCGGACGAAATATTTTACATTGGCGCGGTTTTCAAACCCACCCCGCTTTACAAACCATACCGGCAACGTAAAGTGAAAGAGCGTCACAACCGGCTCGATACCACGTCGCTTCAGTTCAGCGGCGTAGTGCTTATAATGCTCTACCGCCTCAACATTCCAAGCGCCTTCGGCAGGTTCAACTCGCGACCATTCCACGCTAAACCTAAACGCATTCATGTTCATTTTTTTCAACAGGTCAAAATCTTCTTCGAACTTGTTATAGTGGTCAGCGCTTTTACCCGAAACATATGAATTCGGATCCTTCGCCTCTTTTTCAACGTCTTGCCAGCTATCAAGGTCTTCAAAGTGATACGCAGCTTGCGCAGCCTTCGATTTGGCATTTTCTAACTCCCATACCGTCCATTGGTTATGAGTGCCGCCTTCTGCTTGATGCGCGCTAATGGCAGCACCCCACAGGAATTTTTTAGGGAAAGCTAACTGAGGTTTTTTCTGCATACCATCTTATTATACGCCATACCTACTGGCAGTGTATAATGACGACATGTTTGGATTCATCTTTCGTGTCTTATGGCGTGTCATTATTCTTGGAATTGGCGTCGGCCTTGTGTGGGCAAGTCTTTTTAAGATCTATCCGTATGCCGACTCCCGCCTTCCGGCATTTATCGCACTCCTCCTCATTTACTGCTTCCTTGCTTATATAGCCATTCCCGCACTTATACGGCTATTCCGCCTCGTTATTAAGCCGAATCATATTCCGCTTTATGTAACCTCGGGTGACGGTTGGCCTGCCGACCCTGTTAATATCGCTGTTGTCGCACGCAGTAAAAAGCACCTCATACAATCTATGGAAAGCGCTGGCTGGTACACGGCCGACCCTATTACTCTGCGAAATGCAATCCGCGAAGCCTACTCTATTCTTTTTAATCAGCCATACCCCAATGCGCCGTTTAGCAATCTTTACCTTTTCGGGCGATCGTTCGATGTCGGCTTTCAAAAACCCGCCAATGGTCACATGAGCGCCCGATCACGTCATCATGTGCGATTCTGGCGCCTCGAAGTTCCTGAGCCCGACGCCAACCATGCAACCCACTTCGACTTTTGGCACAAACGCCTTAAGCATCTGCTCGGGCTTCAAAAAGAAATCTGGATTGGCGCCGCAATCGACGACACCGGACCTATCGGGATTCGATGGCGCTACGGCCAGATTACTCATAAAAACGACCCAGATACCGATAAAGAGCGCGACCTTATCATTAGCAACCTCACCTCGGCAGGCCTCGTTACCTCTGTAAAAACAGTAGAATCTGGCGAGCCATTCTCGTTTCGCGGCCAAACTCTCGGCAATACATTTTTATGCGACGGCACTATCAAAGTCGTCAAGCTGAAGGCGTTGGTTATACCAAAACTGCCTATCGATGTTTCGGAACAGGAAGTCCTATAGCATACAAACGACGAAGCGAGTAGATTTTTATACCCGTTACAGCAAGCGCGATTGCCGCGCTTAGTAGCGGCGATCCAATAAGGACGGTGGCAAAAAGAAAGAATGACGAGTTCGCCACCTTGCCAAGCGGCGACCAGTTAAGATCGAAAATTCTCTTATCAACAAGATAAAAATAGTTCGGGCTCAGTAACGGCCAGAACAAAAATGCCAGAGACAAAAACCCATCAATAAACATAAACTCAAAAAGATAAATACCGATTGCCCAGATCATTTCTGGGTTCATAAAGCCATAGGTCAGATAAATAATCGCGACACACAGACGGTCTGCCATAATATCAAGCACTGCACCACTGCGCATTTCTTGATGTAATTTTCGCGCAATTATTCCATCGGCGATATCGCCGACCCAATACACCGCGATCGCGGCAAAAAGAAGTAATTCGCTACTCTGCATTGCAGCGAGCACCGCAAGAACCACAGCAATAGCCGTACGCACGAATGTCATAAGCGACGCCCACGTGAACAGTGTCTCTTTTATAGGTAGCTCCCAGCCGTGATGTGTCGTTTTTTCCATTAGCTCATCATATCCCCGGCGGTAGTAATTTGCAAATGCACGCTATGAAACAACATCTTCCCCAAAGTGCTTCTGTAGGCGCATAATAATACTTCCTTCATGGCGACCCAGCTTGTCGCTTAACTCCTTTACCGATACACCGTTTTGAAACTCTTGTTTTAGCACGGTATCGTCATCGGGCTTCCATGGTCGGTACGCGTTCGGATATGTCTCGCGCATTTTTGCGATTTTATCAGCCCATCCCGAGTTTGTCGTCTTTTCCTTTTGCGGTTCGGGTGTCGTTTTACGAACCTCTGCTTTTTGGGCAAGGTGCGCAAACTTTTTAGTGTCGCTTGCGGCTCGCCGCCGTAACATCTCATCGATATTCTGGGCATCTTCGCTCACGGCCAGGGCCATGCGGTTAATACCAGTCAAATAGAGGTTGCGCAAATTTTTTACTCGGCTCAAAGCCACGTAACCCATACCCTCTACAAAGGCTTTTCGAAGGTCAATTCGCGCCGCATCAAGCGTCATTCCCTGACTTTTATGGACAGTAATTGCCCAGGCAAGACGGAGTGGTATTTGCGTGATACTGGCACGCTTTTTATCGCCATCGCGAAGCTCCCAGGTATCTGGCGACATAGTGACCCTATTACCATTCCGGAACTCTACAACAGGGTATTCTGTACCTTGCTCGAACTCGACAACCGTACCGATACTACCGTTGGCGTATTTCCGATCCGTTGCATTTTTTACGGCCATTACCAGCGCACCTTCCTTCAAATGAAGTGTCTCTGGGGCAAGTACTGAGCGTTGTAAATTTTCCACATAGTTTGCAGAGCCAGTGGTCGTCTCTGTATAAAAAAGTTCGTCACCTGAAAGCTCTTTTAGCTTGGCCTCATTAAGCCTATCCACATCAACATTCACTGTGTGAAGTTCGGTTAAAACCATATCTTCAGGTGGCTGCTCTTCGGTTCGTGCCAACAGTTTTTCAGCGTGATGACGACGTATTTCCCCGGCGCGCAGCGCGTTTAAAATTTCTAGTAATTCTTCGTCGTCCTGACGATGCTGCTCCTGAAGATAGCAAATCGATGGATCGAGCTCACGCCAAACATTACTATGCACGACAAATCCACCCACTCGCGAACCGTCGCGGTTAATAGGCGGAAGCTGAAAAAAGTCCCCACTCATTATCACCTGAATACCACCAAACGGAGCATCCTTACGTCGTATCAACCGACAAGCTTCATCAACCATGTCTAGCCGAAAATCATGCAACATCGATATCTCATCAATAATCAAGACGTCTGTCTTTTCAATAATCTCTCGTCGCCCCTTGGCGACATGCTCGGCAAATCCGCCAGGTAGATGATCCGAAACACCAATTCCCGCCCAGCTGTGAATAGTTGTGCCGCCAAGATGTGTTGCAGCGAGCCCTGTCGTGGCCGTTACTGATACATGCTTGCCCTGGTGTTTCGATAATCGGACAAATTGATTCAACACAAAGGTCTTACCCGCCCCGGCCGGGCCAGTTAGCAACACGCTTTCCCCAGAAAGCATAATCTCGAGCGCCAAACCTTGATCCATTTACTTTAAGTATACACACCTTTCGTGCTTCGCGCGAGGCTCTGGCGGTGCTATAGTAAGACTATGCGAAAAAGCAAAAGCGGTTTTACTATTGTCGAGCTTATTATAATCATTGTCGTCATTGGCATTCTTGCAACAATCGTTATCGTTGCCTATAACGGATCTCGCACCCGAGCACAAAATGTCGAGCGCATTAACGAATTAAAGGCTTGGCAAAAAGCCTTTGTGCAGTATAAAGGCACGAATAATGGCATCTACCCAGACGTTGCCGATGGCGGCTACTGCCTAGGAACGGGCTTTCCAGACCAGAAATGCCGCGACTACACCCAAGCGGTCAATTTCTATACCGAAGCTGATTCTGCAACACTTATGGATATACTAAAAACATACGATCCGCCACTCTCGGGTTCACGAGTACCCGTAAATGGGACCGTTGGACCATACGTCGAATACTATTCAGATGTTATCCATCTTACAGCCGTGCTAAATGGTACGGCGTCGGATTGTCCAGGCGGTACCTTTTATGTATGGGGCGACGGCGCAGGCCGTATCCTTTGCCGCGTCGCCCTGGAACGAGATTAACCTCGAGGAGGTTCGCCGTCAGGATCGTCGAGCAGCTTTTTGCTCTTGATCTCGTAGCGTTTGCCGGTAATTTCGCTAACGATATAATCTTCGTTGATAAGATTTACGAACGTATCAAGATCGTTGCCATCCATAATAATAATCGCGCCTGCATCATCAGTCATCAACTCTAGCTGCATTGTATCGGCATACTCTATTGCCTGTTCTTGGGTGACGGCACCGATTTCCATTTTCTGCAGTTTATTTACAATTTTCTTGCGTTCACGAACAAGCGATTGCAAATCAAGACCGTCAGGAAAACTCAGTTTGAATTGCTTTTCAATCTCTTCTACCTTTTGGTCAGCGAGTGCCTGTTTTTTATAATCGTAGTTAAATAGCTTTTCAAATTTTCCCTGATTAAACACAAAAATATCTTTATTAACAATCAAAACCTGATTGTCTGAAGGCATTTTAATACCAACATCTGCCTGAAAAGCGCCGAACTTGCCATCGCGAAACTCCCAAGAAGTTGCGCCACTCAGTACCTGTCCTTGGCTAATCGCCTTGATAACATAAAACGGCTTGTCAGGTGTGTCTTTATGAGTAAACTTGGCAACAATACCCTTCACACGCTTAAATTCGTGCTCTTCCTGCGAGAATTCAACAATATCATGGCGCTCTTTTTCAATAATATGCAGAAGCGTCTCGGCACGACCCACCTTTACAAGATCGGTTCGAAGGAGCGTGTTCTCCTCGCCATCCGAAAGCTCATAGTCGCGAACAGAAAGACCAGTTCCCGCACCCATAGTGACAAAGTTTATGAGATCGTACAGGAATAACGGCTTAATTTGCGCATTTAAATCACTCGTAAAATTGGTTGTGTATGGAGTGTAGTTTTTGTTAAACAAAAAGAATTCTACATCGAGTTCTTTTTTAATTCCATCGGTGTTATTTGCCCACAAAAAAATATCGGTAGGCTCAGGGCTTTGGTTTTCCATATTCTAGCTTTCGTTTTGACTTTAATTGCTACTATTGTACCGTACCCATAGCCAATCACGCCAGTGCTTTTACGGCCTTTTATTTACTCCCAGTCAAAACCGTGGCCAAAATGACCATACTGCGCCGTTTGTTCGTAAATAGGACGACGTAAGTCGAGCGCTGTAATTATCCCATTAGGCGTCAGATCATACCCTTGTATCTCTTCGTGGACGCCGTCAATAATAACTGTCGACTCCAGGGGTTCGGCCACACCAATAGCATAGGCAAGTCGAACAAATACCTCACTCGCTTCTCGAGCACGAAGATAATCAACTGCCACTTTGCGAGCCATATACGCCGCACTGCGATCTACTTTACTTGGATCTTTTCCGCTAAAGGCGCCGCCACCGATTGAGATCCGCGGCCCGTAATTATCAACAATCAGCTTGCGGCCCGTCAAACCCGCGTCAGCATCAAACCCGCCCAAATCCCAATCACCGCTAGGGTTAATGTGATATATCTCGGCACCTCCATATTGCTTCGCCCACTGCTCTACAGCGACACGTAGCTCGGCCTTTTTTGCATGTTGAAAACTTGCAACAACAGAAACAATCCGCCCGTCACTTACCGTCACCTGTGTTTTACCGTCAAATGACCATCTTTGGTACAAATGTTGGTTCAGCTCTCGCGACAATACCACTTCTAGCGGCAAAAACTCTGGAGTCTCACTTGTTGCATACCCAATCATAATCCCCTGGTCGCCCGCACCACCAGTATCCACACCCTGCGCAATCTCACTACTTTGCGTAGCGATATGAACAAACACTTTTACTTCTCCCGCCAGACGCCTTACGATTTTTTCAATATCTACATCGGCAAATTTACTCGTTACCTCGCCTGTAACAAATACGTGACCGTGACCACCCGCGACATCAACCGCAACCCGGGCAAGTGGATCTTTTGCGATATACGCATCAAGTATTGCGTCAGAGATCTGATCGCAAATTTTATCCGGATGCTTTGGCGAGACACTCTCGGCAGTTCGATAATTATAAATAGCAGACATAAAACTCCTTTCATCTGCCCCAACAAAAGAAGAATCTACAAGAATATGCATATCATTCCCTTATCGGGCTGGATTTAGCACCTGACATTGCTGCTGGTTGCTGGCGAGTCATAGGGCCAGTCCCTCGTCGCACTCTTGATATTAGTTAGCTTTTTGAGTATAGCACACGTCAGATACATTCACCACAAGCTTGATTCTTTACTAGTCATATGTTATAATATAAATAGTCCTTTTGCACCTGCAACAAAACGAAGGTTGGTAACAGCACCATGCTCGACCCCGCAACCCTGTTCGGAGACGAACTCAATCGGACCATCGTTATTGACGACGCCAACGGTGTCGTCACCATCGAGTCCGACGACATGCGCAACGCTCTCTACTTCGCCCGTAAGGTGGGCGAATACCTGCCGGGCGTCACCTGGAGCGAAGTGATCGTAAGCAGCGCCGAGCGAAGCCTCACCTTTACGGGTGGCATCGACATCTTCCAGCCCTGGAAGATGATCATCAAGGGCTTCCCGCTGTGCGGCATGGTCGACCACGCCACGCACGACACCGGGGTTTTCCTCACCGAATTCCTCCCGGGACGCCTCCCCATGACTCTGGAGCGGATCGTGGAGATCCTCTCCATGCCGCGAGACGGCAACCCGAACAACTGGAACTCCACCGCCTACAAGTTCGCCTTCCTCCCACCGCAGTAGCTGTAAAAGAGACGCACCCCCGTTACTGGGTTGCAACGCCATTCATTTGGCGTTCTCCGGTAACGGGGGTCTCTTTTTGTTAAAAATTATAGCGCATGGTGATCTACATCGATACGTGAGACTGCAGCAATTGCCCCAACAACCCCAAGGCTGCGAATAACATTTGGCGTATCCGAAAGCGTGTCAACAGCCCCCACTTCAATACCCTCGCGCAAAACAACACGCGGCGTTAAAAAAGACGGGCCGTTTTTTGTTTTCTCAAGCAATACTAACGTCGTCGACCCTAATACCTGCTCACCAGCTTCCCGAATCCACCCTTCCAGTGCCGCCGTATACTCTTCGACCTCGCCCTTTATAAGCGTGTGTGTTCCCTGCTCTGTAATAATAGTGACGCGATCCCCAGAGCGTGCCCTCACAAGATCAAGTGACGCATAGCTCCCGTCTTCTCGCCTCTGGGTTCTACAGCTTCCCTCAAAGTATTCTGCCATGCTACCTATAGCCGCTGTTCGCGCGCCTTGTTCGCCCATTCGTCGGCAAGCTCGTTTCCTTTATCGCCTACATGACCACGCACCCAAATTAATTTTGCCTTCGACGCACGATATAAGGGACAAACCTCTTTTACGATATCGAGGTTCTTAATCTCGCCGCCCTTCTTTTTCCACCCATTAGCTTCCCAGCCAAGCGACCATTTTGTAATGACATTAATCCAAAATTCGCTATCGGTATAAATTTCACAATCCGCACCATTCGCGTCTTTCAGCGCCGCAATAAGCGCTTTTCCTTCCATGCGAATATTTGTCGAATCCATCTCGTGACCAAAAACGGTCGGTTCCATATCTTTAATAACGGCAAATCCGCCAGGACCGGGGTTGGGGCTGCAGCTCCCATCTGTGTAGTAGGTTATCATTATTTCAGTATAGCGTACTCGCCCAGCTACCTATCCGAATCGACACCTAGTTCGCAAAGCGTTTCTATCATCTCTTCTCGCGTCAGCTTGTCCGTTTCGAGATTGCTCTGCTTTGCGATAATATGACCTTGAATAAGATGCTTCATCCGGATCGCGTCGTTTCGCCAGAGGTAGTTGATTTGAAAATGGTCAACCGAGCTCATAACACGGCTAG is a genomic window containing:
- a CDS encoding AAA family ATPase, coding for MDQGLALEIMLSGESVLLTGPAGAGKTFVLNQFVRLSKHQGKHVSVTATTGLAATHLGGTTIHSWAGIGVSDHLPGGFAEHVAKGRREIIEKTDVLIIDEISMLHDFRLDMVDEACRLIRRKDAPFGGIQVIMSGDFFQLPPINRDGSRVGGFVVHSNVWRELDPSICYLQEQHRQDDEELLEILNALRAGEIRRHHAEKLLARTEEQPPEDMVLTELHTVNVDVDRLNEAKLKELSGDELFYTETTTGSANYVENLQRSVLAPETLHLKEGALVMAVKNATDRKYANGSIGTVVEFEQGTEYPVVEFRNGNRVTMSPDTWELRDGDKKRASITQIPLRLAWAITVHKSQGMTLDAARIDLRKAFVEGMGYVALSRVKNLRNLYLTGINRMALAVSEDAQNIDEMLRRRAASDTKKFAHLAQKAEVRKTTPEPQKEKTTNSGWADKIAKMRETYPNAYRPWKPDDDTVLKQEFQNGVSVKELSDKLGRHEGSIIMRLQKHFGEDVVS
- a CDS encoding LssY C-terminal domain-containing protein, coding for MFGFIFRVLWRVIILGIGVGLVWASLFKIYPYADSRLPAFIALLLIYCFLAYIAIPALIRLFRLVIKPNHIPLYVTSGDGWPADPVNIAVVARSKKHLIQSMESAGWYTADPITLRNAIREAYSILFNQPYPNAPFSNLYLFGRSFDVGFQKPANGHMSARSRHHVRFWRLEVPEPDANHATHFDFWHKRLKHLLGLQKEIWIGAAIDDTGPIGIRWRYGQITHKNDPDTDKERDLIISNLTSAGLVTSVKTVESGEPFSFRGQTLGNTFLCDGTIKVVKLKALVIPKLPIDVSEQEVL
- a CDS encoding glycoside hydrolase family 1 protein, with amino-acid sequence MQKKPQLAFPKKFLWGAAISAHQAEGGTHNQWTVWELENAKSKAAQAAYHFEDLDSWQDVEKEAKDPNSYVSGKSADHYNKFEEDFDLLKKMNMNAFRFSVEWSRVEPAEGAWNVEAVEHYKHYAAELKRRGIEPVVTLFHFTLPVWFVKRGGFENRANVKYFVRFADRIIRELGSSVRLIITINEPEIYANESYLAGNWPPNITSKPKAWRVINNLAYAHNKVAEALHSINRRYKVSIAKNSNYFYAGDDALLSRKSTDFMQYFQDDYFLKKVVKNCDFLGVNYYFSNRVYGYRVHNPDERVSDLGWDLSPGDIQHALERLHEKYHLPIIITENGLADAGDAHRQWWLTQTLIAMQKAMSNGVKLEGYLHWSLLDNFEWDKGRWPRFGLAEVNYDTKERKLRPSAIWFGKIIKHLRES
- a CDS encoding DUF4868 domain-containing protein, giving the protein MENQSPEPTDIFLWANNTDGIKKELDVEFFLFNKNYTPYTTNFTSDLNAQIKPLFLYDLINFVTMGAGTGLSVRDYELSDGEENTLLRTDLVKVGRAETLLHIIEKERHDIVEFSQEEHEFKRVKGIVAKFTHKDTPDKPFYVIKAISQGQVLSGATSWEFRDGKFGAFQADVGIKMPSDNQVLIVNKDIFVFNQGKFEKLFNYDYKKQALADQKVEEIEKQFKLSFPDGLDLQSLVRERKKIVNKLQKMEIGAVTQEQAIEYADTMQLELMTDDAGAIIIMDGNDLDTFVNLINEDYIVSEITGKRYEIKSKKLLDDPDGEPPRG
- a CDS encoding CDP-alcohol phosphatidyltransferase family protein, whose protein sequence is MEKTTHHGWELPIKETLFTWASLMTFVRTAIAVVLAVLAAMQSSELLLFAAIAVYWVGDIADGIIARKLHQEMRSGAVLDIMADRLCVAIIYLTYGFMNPEMIWAIGIYLFEFMFIDGFLSLAFLFWPLLSPNYFYLVDKRIFDLNWSPLGKVANSSFFLFATVLIGSPLLSAAIALAVTGIKIYSLRRLYAIGLPVPKHR
- a CDS encoding ribonuclease HI, yielding MITYYTDGSCSPNPGPGGFAVIKDMEPTVFGHEMDSTNIRMEGKALIAALKDANGADCEIYTDSEFWINVITKWSLGWEANGWKKKGGEIKNLDIVKEVCPLYRASKAKLIWVRGHVGDKGNELADEWANKAREQRL
- a CDS encoding prepilin-type N-terminal cleavage/methylation domain-containing protein, whose amino-acid sequence is MRKSKSGFTIVELIIIIVVIGILATIVIVAYNGSRTRAQNVERINELKAWQKAFVQYKGTNNGIYPDVADGGYCLGTGFPDQKCRDYTQAVNFYTEADSATLMDILKTYDPPLSGSRVPVNGTVGPYVEYYSDVIHLTAVLNGTASDCPGGTFYVWGDGAGRILCRVALERD
- a CDS encoding methionine adenosyltransferase domain-containing protein, with the protein product MHILVDSSFVGADERSFMSAIYNYRTAESVSPKHPDKICDQISDAILDAYIAKDPLARVAVDVAGGHGHVFVTGEVTSKFADVDIEKIVRRLAGEVKVFVHIATQSSEIAQGVDTGGAGDQGIMIGYATSETPEFLPLEVVLSRELNQHLYQRWSFDGKTQVTVSDGRIVSVVASFQHAKKAELRVAVEQWAKQYGGAEIYHINPSGDWDLGGFDADAGLTGRKLIVDNYGPRISIGGGAFSGKDPSKVDRSAAYMARKVAVDYLRAREASEVFVRLAYAIGVAEPLESTVIIDGVHEEIQGYDLTPNGIITALDLRRPIYEQTAQYGHFGHGFDWE